A single Crateriforma conspicua DNA region contains:
- the sbnA gene encoding 2,3-diaminopropionate biosynthesis protein SbnA: MLINSNTFPRFGSWAIPHGRPAVTSVCDGVLDAIGSTPLIRFDRFLPDADIDLLVKVEALNPGGSAKDRPAKRMLQQALDGGKIDQQTVIIESSSGNMGIGLAQACAFHGLRFICVVDPRAQANNLAIIRALGGEIETVTRPIDGDFLTARLSCVQELLQRHANAFWPNQYGNPANPLAHFHGTIAEIDRALSGDFDVLLVATSSTGTARGCRDFLRQRGRDVDVIAVDSVNSVLFGGSPGPRKIPGMGAGKVPALAAGQSFAQVRRVTDLQCVIGCRVAAQREAMLVGGSSGGVLATIATMKNELAGKRCVGILHDSGTRYLDTVFNDQWVQSALGIAPERLHQMVTQAEFAVSDEVLA, translated from the coding sequence ATGCTGATTAATTCCAACACGTTCCCGCGGTTCGGCTCTTGGGCCATTCCGCACGGTCGACCAGCGGTCACATCGGTATGCGATGGCGTGTTGGACGCGATCGGATCGACGCCGCTGATTCGCTTCGATCGTTTTTTGCCGGACGCCGATATCGATTTGTTGGTCAAAGTCGAAGCGTTAAATCCAGGCGGGAGCGCGAAAGACCGTCCCGCCAAGCGAATGCTGCAACAAGCCCTGGATGGCGGCAAGATTGATCAACAAACGGTGATCATTGAATCATCCTCCGGCAACATGGGCATTGGTTTAGCGCAGGCATGCGCCTTTCACGGGCTGCGTTTCATCTGTGTCGTCGACCCTCGTGCGCAAGCAAACAATTTGGCGATCATCCGTGCCTTGGGTGGCGAGATTGAAACCGTGACACGGCCGATCGATGGCGACTTTTTGACAGCACGTCTGTCGTGCGTTCAGGAGTTGCTTCAGCGACACGCCAATGCGTTTTGGCCGAACCAATACGGCAATCCGGCCAACCCACTGGCTCACTTTCATGGCACGATCGCAGAAATCGACCGTGCTTTGTCGGGCGACTTCGACGTGTTGCTGGTGGCGACCAGCAGCACCGGGACCGCTCGTGGCTGTCGCGACTTCCTACGTCAGCGCGGTCGCGACGTGGACGTCATCGCCGTCGATTCGGTCAACAGTGTGTTGTTCGGCGGGTCACCGGGTCCACGAAAAATTCCGGGCATGGGTGCCGGCAAGGTCCCGGCATTGGCGGCGGGCCAGTCCTTTGCCCAAGTGCGACGCGTAACCGATCTGCAATGCGTCATCGGTTGCCGAGTCGCCGCCCAGCGTGAAGCCATGCTGGTGGGCGGATCATCCGGCGGTGTGCTTGCGACGATCGCCACCATGAAAAACGAACTAGCCGGAAAACGCTGTGTCGGGATCCTGCACGATTCGGGCACGCGTTATCTGGACACGGTGTTCAACGACCAGTGGGTCCAATCCGCACTTGGCATTGCACCGGAGCGACTACATCAAATGGTAACCCAGGCGGAATTCGCCGTTTCAGATGAGGTTTTAGCATGA
- a CDS encoding EcsC family protein, translating to MTNEIITTDLPQSALQELRWARDVLQHRGIADRLTELVGTPITASLKLLPDVTEDLLYRVIDRSLKAALDVAVRTLGQSDGDVSNPSLRTHKLLAGISGAAGGVLGGATVAAELPVSTVLILRSVADIARSEGEDLSDLETRLACLEVFALDPGKGSDIDDQTEIGYFAVRAAMAKQIKDATQYIAKNGLGGSVAPPLVKLISQIGKRFGLVVSEKIAAQAVPVIGAIGGALINSYFIDHYQDLARAHFAIRRLERQHGADLIRRAYESLPRENK from the coding sequence GTGACAAACGAAATCATCACCACCGATTTACCCCAGTCCGCATTACAAGAATTGCGGTGGGCCCGAGATGTGTTACAGCATCGTGGGATTGCCGACCGCTTGACCGAACTGGTGGGGACTCCGATCACCGCATCGCTCAAGCTGTTGCCCGATGTCACCGAGGATTTGCTCTATCGCGTCATCGATCGTTCTTTGAAAGCCGCCTTGGACGTTGCCGTTCGGACGCTGGGGCAATCCGATGGCGATGTGTCCAACCCCAGCCTGCGGACCCACAAACTTTTGGCGGGCATCAGCGGCGCGGCCGGTGGCGTTTTGGGCGGCGCGACCGTGGCGGCCGAGTTACCTGTGTCGACGGTGCTGATCCTGCGCAGTGTGGCCGACATCGCCCGCAGCGAAGGTGAGGATCTGAGCGACTTGGAAACGCGTCTGGCGTGTTTGGAAGTCTTCGCGCTGGATCCTGGCAAAGGCTCGGACATTGATGACCAAACAGAAATCGGCTACTTCGCCGTTCGCGCCGCGATGGCCAAGCAGATCAAGGATGCCACCCAGTACATCGCTAAGAACGGTTTGGGCGGATCGGTCGCGCCGCCGTTGGTGAAGCTGATTTCCCAGATCGGTAAACGATTCGGCTTGGTGGTCAGTGAGAAGATCGCGGCACAAGCGGTTCCCGTCATCGGTGCCATTGGTGGCGCGTTGATCAACAGTTACTTCATCGATCACTACCAAGACTTGGCCCGTGCCCATTTCGCGATCCGGCGTTTGGAGCGCCAGCACGGTGCCGACCTGATTCGGCGTGCTTATGAATCGCTGCCGCGCGAGAACAAGTGA
- a CDS encoding alpha/beta hydrolase translates to MSVLPDDTLISSDDRPLHMRLYGDRSAAKVLVVVHGLGEHSGWYQEFAKRFSEGSSGKDDQGESPVHCGVLLYDQRGHGKSPGRRGDAESLQNLVDDVAVAIEAARQHFPDAQPILVGHSLGGHLVLRHLIENAACTDRPSPVQRAVVTNPMILPENPPTKPQAFAAWVTAKLIPRLRFSASIDATELTHDADVLRELADDPLVHEQLSIGIGGALMASGHELVENAGQISADLLVLIGGDDTLCDRESTQQLVDRCPAARRKEFAGLKHNLLLESNRQQVYDSIDDWLIDQSV, encoded by the coding sequence ATGAGCGTCTTGCCCGACGACACATTGATTTCATCCGACGACCGACCGCTGCACATGCGATTGTACGGCGACCGATCCGCGGCAAAGGTGCTGGTGGTCGTCCACGGTTTGGGGGAACACAGCGGTTGGTACCAAGAATTCGCCAAACGATTTTCGGAGGGCTCATCTGGCAAAGACGACCAAGGCGAGTCCCCGGTGCATTGCGGCGTGCTTTTGTACGACCAGCGTGGCCACGGGAAGAGTCCCGGCCGACGCGGCGACGCGGAATCACTTCAAAACCTGGTCGATGATGTTGCGGTGGCAATCGAAGCCGCCCGGCAACACTTTCCCGACGCCCAGCCGATTCTGGTGGGCCACAGTCTGGGCGGTCATCTGGTGCTGCGTCACTTGATCGAAAACGCCGCGTGCACCGATCGTCCGTCTCCGGTGCAACGAGCCGTGGTGACCAACCCGATGATCTTGCCGGAAAACCCGCCGACCAAGCCGCAAGCGTTTGCCGCTTGGGTGACGGCAAAATTGATCCCACGTCTTCGATTCAGTGCGTCGATCGACGCGACGGAACTGACGCACGATGCCGATGTATTACGCGAATTGGCGGACGACCCGCTGGTGCACGAACAGTTGTCGATCGGCATCGGAGGCGCATTGATGGCCAGCGGACATGAATTGGTCGAAAACGCCGGTCAGATATCTGCCGACTTGCTGGTGTTGATCGGCGGCGATGACACGCTGTGTGATCGCGAGTCGACACAACAGTTGGTGGACCGCTGCCCCGCAGCCCGCCGAAAAGAATTCGCCGGGCTGAAACACAACTTGCTGCTGGAATCGAATCGCCAGCAAGTTTACGACTCGATCGATGACTGGCTGATCGATCAGAGTGTTTGA
- a CDS encoding peroxiredoxin-like family protein encodes MKFQPFALLMTAAASLGSILGTSVAPAAGIAPTAQQTDPIAVGADLPDVEVTSIKGEDVSLRDIADGKPTVLVFFRGGWCPICSRHTAELIKVYPKIQEAGAQIVAISPDNESSSKDNIAKNSIPFPVFSDPDVSAAKAFGLAFQVDDGTLEKYKGYGIDLEKASGFDHHALPIPAVYITDAKGKIVYAHSDPNYRQRLDPKKILDNLPE; translated from the coding sequence ATGAAATTCCAACCCTTTGCGCTGTTGATGACCGCTGCCGCTTCACTGGGCAGCATCCTGGGAACCTCGGTCGCCCCCGCCGCCGGTATCGCACCGACGGCCCAGCAGACCGACCCGATAGCCGTCGGTGCTGATTTGCCGGACGTTGAAGTCACATCGATCAAAGGGGAAGACGTTTCGCTGCGTGACATCGCCGACGGCAAGCCAACCGTGCTCGTTTTTTTCCGCGGCGGATGGTGCCCGATTTGTTCGCGACACACTGCGGAACTGATCAAGGTGTATCCGAAGATTCAGGAAGCAGGTGCGCAGATCGTCGCGATCAGCCCCGACAATGAATCCAGCAGCAAAGACAACATCGCCAAAAACTCGATCCCCTTCCCCGTCTTCAGCGACCCCGATGTATCGGCCGCCAAAGCCTTCGGCTTGGCGTTTCAAGTCGACGATGGCACTTTGGAAAAGTACAAGGGTTACGGAATCGATTTGGAAAAAGCATCCGGCTTTGACCATCACGCGTTGCCCATCCCGGCGGTCTACATCACCGACGCGAAGGGCAAGATCGTCTACGCCCACAGCGATCCTAACTATCGGCAGCGTTTGGATCCCAAAAAGATCCTGGACAACTTGCCCGAGTAA
- a CDS encoding nucleoside hydrolase-like domain-containing protein: MRICFLCLVLTTCISESLLSAEPPKVWIYSDISDPTLAGNNKEGTINDPDDVSAMAGYLLLANEFDTLGIVVASTHRGEHATTPDQAVWADQYFGDAYRNEVAALNESLDGYPADITFQQSCIKDSAERFDPQNDYASLDSYDTVAALLNRAEQDDVSPADPIHVLCWGSLTEPAILVKHCLTTGKANVLNRMKFIAHWTNSSLHQGTPAHPEHVANCREDAKACAYLKSVAAQSKIVYHECGAIGQHGIVSGAPSGKDYYEAFRTSRLGTLFVEGKFAYGSVDHSDSATYWVLMPGFGVTLDDIPADGTNTPAVERANEQTFRKHSRRIHDELLRRSQLAAGDPAD; the protein is encoded by the coding sequence ATGCGAATTTGTTTCTTGTGTCTTGTCCTGACCACGTGTATTAGCGAGTCGCTTTTGTCGGCCGAGCCGCCGAAGGTTTGGATCTATTCGGACATCAGCGACCCGACATTGGCCGGCAACAACAAGGAAGGCACGATCAATGATCCCGACGACGTGTCCGCCATGGCGGGCTATCTGTTGTTGGCCAATGAGTTCGACACCTTGGGCATCGTGGTGGCCAGCACGCACCGGGGCGAACACGCCACAACGCCAGACCAGGCCGTTTGGGCCGACCAGTACTTCGGCGATGCGTATCGCAACGAGGTCGCCGCGTTAAACGAATCACTGGACGGCTATCCTGCCGATATCACGTTTCAACAATCGTGCATCAAGGACTCGGCCGAGCGGTTCGATCCACAAAACGACTATGCATCGCTGGATTCCTACGACACCGTCGCCGCTTTGCTGAACCGCGCCGAACAAGACGATGTCAGCCCCGCCGATCCCATCCACGTGTTGTGCTGGGGTTCTTTGACCGAACCGGCGATCCTGGTGAAGCACTGTTTGACGACCGGCAAAGCAAACGTGCTGAATCGCATGAAGTTCATCGCGCACTGGACCAATTCATCCCTTCACCAGGGAACCCCGGCGCATCCCGAACACGTTGCCAATTGCCGGGAAGACGCCAAGGCGTGTGCTTATTTGAAATCGGTCGCCGCCCAGTCGAAGATCGTCTATCACGAATGTGGCGCGATCGGCCAACATGGAATCGTCAGCGGTGCTCCGTCGGGCAAAGATTACTACGAAGCGTTTCGCACCAGCCGCCTGGGCACCCTTTTTGTCGAGGGCAAATTCGCTTACGGCAGCGTCGATCATTCAGATTCGGCAACCTATTGGGTGCTGATGCCGGGCTTCGGCGTCACGCTGGATGACATCCCCGCCGACGGAACCAACACGCCGGCGGTCGAACGTGCCAATGAACAGACGTTTCGAAAACACTCGCGACGCATCCACGACGAACTGCTGCGGCGTAGCCAATTGGCCGCGGGCGACCCAGCCGACTAG